In Xiphophorus hellerii strain 12219 chromosome 4, Xiphophorus_hellerii-4.1, whole genome shotgun sequence, a single genomic region encodes these proteins:
- the LOC116718336 gene encoding Golgi apparatus protein 1-like isoform X2, with amino-acid sequence MAAQSRSPPLLLLLSTLCLWSSVTVLGLKVANFPAEPPKQSDVRAVDHPDKNAPVAAAAGASQPRRASGWKLAEEAACREDLTRLCPKQTWSNNLAVLECLQDRREEIELAPDCNHLLWNYKLNLTTDPKFESVATEVCRSTIAEIKECNEEERGRGYLVSCLVDHRGNISEYQCNQYITKITSIIFSDYRLICGFMDKCKEDINSLRCGSINVGQKDTHSQGEVISCLERALVRQAELQERVHPIKEECQKAILRVAELSSDDFHLDRHLYFACRDDRERFCQNVQAGEGKVYKCLFNHKFEEAMSEKCRDALTTRQKLISQDYRVSYSLAKACKLDLRKQRCSLDSSLPRAREARLSYLLLCLEAAVHRGRPVSGECQGEMLDFRRMLMEDFSLSPEIVLHCRTEIEAQCSGLHRKGRTLHCLMRLGRGDRSSAVDSVCQSALQTLIQSADPGADYRIDRALNEACESVIQTACKHIRSGDPMILSCLMEHLYTEKMVGDCEHRLLELQYFISRDWKLDPILYRKCQGDAARLCHTLGWNETSELMPPGAVFSCLYRHAYRTEEQGRRLSRDCKVEVQRILHQRALDVKLDPELQKRCMTDLGKWCSDKTDTGQELECLQEHLEDLVSSCREVVGNLTELESEDIQIDALLIRACEPVIQAHCHDVADNQIDTGDLMECLVQNKHQKEMNEKCAVGVTHFQLIQMKDFRFSYKFKMACKEDVLRLCPNIKKKVDVVICLSTTVRNDTLQEVREQRVSLKCRKQLRVEELEMSEDIRLEPELYEPCKSDISRLCPNVAFGNAQMIECLKEQKKQLSQRCHQRIFKLQEVEMSDPELDYQLMRVCKQMIKRFCTEADARNVLQCLKQNKNSELMDPKCKQMITKRQITQNTDYRLNPVLRKACRADIPKFCQSILNKASEDSELEGQIIACLKLKYADQRLSPDCEDQIRVILQESALDYRLDPQLQMHCSDEISRLCAEEAAAQEQTGQVEECLKGNLLKIKQEACKKEVLNMLKESKADIFVDPVLHTACALDLKHHCAAITPGRGRQMSCLMEALQDKRIRLQPECKKRLQDRIDMWSYAAKVAPAEGFSDLAVQVMTSPSKNYILLVMALSVCVLFLVGLLCGRITKRVTRELKDR; translated from the exons ATGGCGGCTCAGAGTCGCTCTCCGCCGCTGCTTCTGCTCCTCTCCACACTGTGTCTCTGGAGCTCGGTAACCGTCCTGGGCCTGAAGGTGGCGAACTTCCCGGCCGAGCCGCCCAAACAATCCGATGTCAGAGCCGTCGACCATCCGGATAAGAATGCACCTGTCGCCGCTGCCGCCGGGGCCTCTCAGCCGCGAAGGGCGAGCGGCTGGAAGCTGGCGGAGGAGGCGGCCTGCCGGGAGGACCTGACCCGCCTGTGCCCCAAGCAGACCTGGTCAAACAACCTGGCCGTTCTGGAGTGCCTTCAGGACCGCAGAGAG GAAATTGAGCTCGCACCCGACTGCAATCAT CTTCTGTGGAATTACAAACTGAACCTGACGACTGATCCAAAGTTTGAGTCTGTGGCCACGGAGGTCTGCCGGAGCACCATCGCTGAG ATAAAGGAGTGTAACGAGGAGGAGCGAGGGCGGGGATACCTGGTGTCCTGCCTGGTGGATCACAGAGGCAACATCAGCGAGTACCAGTGCAACCAGTACATCACCAAGATCACCAGCATCATCTTCAGCGACTACAGACTCATCTGTGGCTTCATGGATAAATGCAAAGAGGATATAAACAGCCTGCGCTGCGGGAGCATCAACGTAGGACAAAAG GATACGCACTCGCAGGGCGAGGTGATCTCCTGCCTGGAGAGGGCGCTGGTGAGGCAGGCGGAGCTGCAGGAGCGAGTACATCCGATCAAAGAGGAGTGTCAGAAAGCGATCCTCCGGGTGGCGGAGCTGTCGTCTGATGACTTTCACCTCGACAGGCACCTTTATTTCGCCTGCCGAGACGACCGGGAGAGGTTCTGCCAGAAC GTCCAGGCAGGAGAAGGGAAGGTCTACAAGTGTCTGTTCAACCATAAGTTTGAGGAAGCCATGTCCGAAAAG TGCAGAGACGCCCTGACGACCCGACAGAAGCTGATCTCCCAGGATTACAGAGTCAGCTACTCTTTGGCGAAAGCCTGCAAGCTGGACCTGAGGAAGCAGCGCTGCAGCCTGGACAGCAGCCTGCCGCGCGCCCGCGAGGCGCGGCTGTCCTACCTGCTGCTGTGCCTGGAGGCTGCCGTGCACCGAG GCCGTCCGGTGAGCGGCGAGTGTCAGGGGGAGATGCTGGACTTCCGGCGGATGCTGATGGAGGATTTCTCCTTGAGCCCGGAGATCGTCCTTCACTGCCGGACGGAGATCGAGGCCCAGTGCTCCGGTTTGCACCGTAAGGGCCGGACGCTGCACTGCTTGATGCGACTCGGCCGAGGCGACCGCAGCAGCGCCGTCGACAGCGTCTGCCAGAGCGCA CTGCAAACTCTGATCCAGTCTGCGGATCCTGGAGCCGATTACCGGATCGACAGAGCGCTGAACGAGGCCTGTGAATCCGTCATCCAGACCGCCTGCAAACACATCCGCAGCGGAGACCCAAT gatCCTCTCCTGCCTGATGGAGCATCTGTACACAGAGAAGATGGTGGGCGACTGTGAGCATCGCCTGCTGGAGCTGCAGTATTTCATATCCAGAGACTGGAA attGGACCCGATCCTGTACAGGAAGTGTCAGGGCGACGCGGCCCGACTCTGCCACACCCTCGGCTGGAACGAGACGAGCGAGCTGATGCCGCCAGGCGCCGTTTTCTCCTGCCTGTACCGCCACGCTTACCGCACAGAGGAGCAGGGTCGCCGG ttgtCTCGGGACTGTAAAGTGGAGGTTCAGAGGAttctccaccagagggcgctggACGTGAAGCTGGACCCAGAGCTGCAGAAGCGCTGCATGACCGACCTGGGCAAGTGGTGCAGCGACAAGACGGACACGGGACAG gAGCTGGAGTGTCTGCAGGAGCATTTGGAGGACCTGGTGTCCAGCTGCAGGGAGGTTGTCGGCAACCTGACGGAGCTGGagtcagag gacaTCCAGATCGACGCCCTGCTGATCAGAGCCTGTGAGCCCGTCATCCAGGCCCACTGCCAT GACGTAGCTGATAACCAGATCGATACAGGAGATCTGATGGAGTGTTTGGTCCAGAATAAACACCAGAAAGAGATGAACGAAAAGTGTGCAGTCGGCGTCACACACTTCCAGCTG ATTCAAATGAAGGATTTCCGTTTCTCTTACAAGTTCAAGATGGCCTGCAAGGAGGACGTTCTGCGCTTGTGTCCCAATATTAAAAAGAA GGTGGACGTTGTAATTTGTCTCAGCACCACAGTGAGGAACGACACGCTGCAGGAGGTCAGAGAGCAGCGAGTGTCTctgaaatgtcgcaagcagctGCGGGTGGAGGAGTTGGAGATG TCTGAAGACATTCGGCTGGAACCGGAGCTGTACGAACCCTGCAAGTCCGACATCAGCCGCCTGTGTCCCAACGTGGCGTTCGGGAACGCTCAG ATGATCGAGTgtctgaaggagcagaagaAGCAGCTGAGTCAGCGCTGCCACCAGAGGATCTTCAAGCTGCAGGAGGTGGAGATGAGCGACCCGGAGCTCGACTACCAGCTCATGAGAGTCTGCAAGCAGATGATCAAG CGTTTCTGCACTGAAGCGGATGCCAGGAACGTCCTGCAGTGCCTGAAGCAGAACAAGAACAGCGAGCTGATGGATCCAAAGTGTAAGCAGATGATCACTAAGAGGCAGATCACCCAGAACACTG ACTACAGACTGAACCCGGTGCTGAGGAAAGCCTGCCGAGCCGACATCCCCAAGTTCTGCCAGTCCATCCTGAACAAAGCCAGCGAGGACAGCGAGCTGGAGGGTCAGATCATCGCCTGCCTCAAACTCAAATACGCCGACCAG AGGTTGTCTCCAGATTGTGAAGACCAGATCAGGGTGATTCTCCAGGAGTCAGCGCTTGACTACAGATTGGACCCACAGCTGCAGATGCACTGCTCTGACGAG aTCTCCAGATTGTGCGCGGAGGAGGCGGCTGCTCAGGAGCAAACCGGGCAGGTGGAGGAATGTCTGAAAGGAAACCTGCTGAAGATCAAACAGGAAGCCTGCAAAAAG GAGGTGCTGAACATGCTGAAGGAGAGCAAGGCGGACATATTTGTTGACCCGGTTCTCCACACGGCCTGCGCCCTGGACCTCAAACACCACTGCGCCGCCATCACACCGGGCAGGGGCCGAC AGATGTCGTGTCTGATGGAGGCGCTGCAGGATAAGAGGATCCGACTGCAACCCGAGTGCAAGAAGAGACTCCAAGACCGCATCGACATGTGGAGCTACGCCGCCAAG GTGGCGCCAGCTGAGGGATTCTCGGACCTGGCCGTGCAGGTGATGACGTCGCCCTCTAAGAACTACATCCTGCTGGTGATGGCGCTGAGCGTGTGCGTCCTGTTCTTGGTGGGGCTGCTGTGCGGCCGCATCACCAAGCGAGTGACCCGGGAGCTGAAGGACCGGTAG
- the LOC116718336 gene encoding Golgi apparatus protein 1-like isoform X1 has product MAAQSRSPPLLLLLSTLCLWSSVTVLGLKVANFPAEPPKQSDVRAVDHPDKNAPVAAAAGASQPRRASGWKLAEEAACREDLTRLCPKQTWSNNLAVLECLQDRREEIELAPDCNHLLWNYKLNLTTDPKFESVATEVCRSTIAEIKECNEEERGRGYLVSCLVDHRGNISEYQCNQYITKITSIIFSDYRLICGFMDKCKEDINSLRCGSINVGQKDTHSQGEVISCLERALVRQAELQERVHPIKEECQKAILRVAELSSDDFHLDRHLYFACRDDRERFCQNVQAGEGKVYKCLFNHKFEEAMSEKCRDALTTRQKLISQDYRVSYSLAKACKLDLRKQRCSLDSSLPRAREARLSYLLLCLEAAVHRGRPVSGECQGEMLDFRRMLMEDFSLSPEIVLHCRTEIEAQCSGLHRKGRTLHCLMRLGRGDRSSAVDSVCQSALQTLIQSADPGADYRIDRALNEACESVIQTACKHIRSGDPMILSCLMEHLYTEKMVGDCEHRLLELQYFISRDWKLDPILYRKCQGDAARLCHTLGWNETSELMPPGAVFSCLYRHAYRTEEQGRRVRPNMQLSRDCKVEVQRILHQRALDVKLDPELQKRCMTDLGKWCSDKTDTGQELECLQEHLEDLVSSCREVVGNLTELESEDIQIDALLIRACEPVIQAHCHDVADNQIDTGDLMECLVQNKHQKEMNEKCAVGVTHFQLIQMKDFRFSYKFKMACKEDVLRLCPNIKKKVDVVICLSTTVRNDTLQEVREQRVSLKCRKQLRVEELEMSEDIRLEPELYEPCKSDISRLCPNVAFGNAQMIECLKEQKKQLSQRCHQRIFKLQEVEMSDPELDYQLMRVCKQMIKRFCTEADARNVLQCLKQNKNSELMDPKCKQMITKRQITQNTDYRLNPVLRKACRADIPKFCQSILNKASEDSELEGQIIACLKLKYADQRLSPDCEDQIRVILQESALDYRLDPQLQMHCSDEISRLCAEEAAAQEQTGQVEECLKGNLLKIKQEACKKEVLNMLKESKADIFVDPVLHTACALDLKHHCAAITPGRGRQMSCLMEALQDKRIRLQPECKKRLQDRIDMWSYAAKVAPAEGFSDLAVQVMTSPSKNYILLVMALSVCVLFLVGLLCGRITKRVTRELKDR; this is encoded by the exons ATGGCGGCTCAGAGTCGCTCTCCGCCGCTGCTTCTGCTCCTCTCCACACTGTGTCTCTGGAGCTCGGTAACCGTCCTGGGCCTGAAGGTGGCGAACTTCCCGGCCGAGCCGCCCAAACAATCCGATGTCAGAGCCGTCGACCATCCGGATAAGAATGCACCTGTCGCCGCTGCCGCCGGGGCCTCTCAGCCGCGAAGGGCGAGCGGCTGGAAGCTGGCGGAGGAGGCGGCCTGCCGGGAGGACCTGACCCGCCTGTGCCCCAAGCAGACCTGGTCAAACAACCTGGCCGTTCTGGAGTGCCTTCAGGACCGCAGAGAG GAAATTGAGCTCGCACCCGACTGCAATCAT CTTCTGTGGAATTACAAACTGAACCTGACGACTGATCCAAAGTTTGAGTCTGTGGCCACGGAGGTCTGCCGGAGCACCATCGCTGAG ATAAAGGAGTGTAACGAGGAGGAGCGAGGGCGGGGATACCTGGTGTCCTGCCTGGTGGATCACAGAGGCAACATCAGCGAGTACCAGTGCAACCAGTACATCACCAAGATCACCAGCATCATCTTCAGCGACTACAGACTCATCTGTGGCTTCATGGATAAATGCAAAGAGGATATAAACAGCCTGCGCTGCGGGAGCATCAACGTAGGACAAAAG GATACGCACTCGCAGGGCGAGGTGATCTCCTGCCTGGAGAGGGCGCTGGTGAGGCAGGCGGAGCTGCAGGAGCGAGTACATCCGATCAAAGAGGAGTGTCAGAAAGCGATCCTCCGGGTGGCGGAGCTGTCGTCTGATGACTTTCACCTCGACAGGCACCTTTATTTCGCCTGCCGAGACGACCGGGAGAGGTTCTGCCAGAAC GTCCAGGCAGGAGAAGGGAAGGTCTACAAGTGTCTGTTCAACCATAAGTTTGAGGAAGCCATGTCCGAAAAG TGCAGAGACGCCCTGACGACCCGACAGAAGCTGATCTCCCAGGATTACAGAGTCAGCTACTCTTTGGCGAAAGCCTGCAAGCTGGACCTGAGGAAGCAGCGCTGCAGCCTGGACAGCAGCCTGCCGCGCGCCCGCGAGGCGCGGCTGTCCTACCTGCTGCTGTGCCTGGAGGCTGCCGTGCACCGAG GCCGTCCGGTGAGCGGCGAGTGTCAGGGGGAGATGCTGGACTTCCGGCGGATGCTGATGGAGGATTTCTCCTTGAGCCCGGAGATCGTCCTTCACTGCCGGACGGAGATCGAGGCCCAGTGCTCCGGTTTGCACCGTAAGGGCCGGACGCTGCACTGCTTGATGCGACTCGGCCGAGGCGACCGCAGCAGCGCCGTCGACAGCGTCTGCCAGAGCGCA CTGCAAACTCTGATCCAGTCTGCGGATCCTGGAGCCGATTACCGGATCGACAGAGCGCTGAACGAGGCCTGTGAATCCGTCATCCAGACCGCCTGCAAACACATCCGCAGCGGAGACCCAAT gatCCTCTCCTGCCTGATGGAGCATCTGTACACAGAGAAGATGGTGGGCGACTGTGAGCATCGCCTGCTGGAGCTGCAGTATTTCATATCCAGAGACTGGAA attGGACCCGATCCTGTACAGGAAGTGTCAGGGCGACGCGGCCCGACTCTGCCACACCCTCGGCTGGAACGAGACGAGCGAGCTGATGCCGCCAGGCGCCGTTTTCTCCTGCCTGTACCGCCACGCTTACCGCACAGAGGAGCAGGGTCGCCGG GTGAGACCAAATATGCAG ttgtCTCGGGACTGTAAAGTGGAGGTTCAGAGGAttctccaccagagggcgctggACGTGAAGCTGGACCCAGAGCTGCAGAAGCGCTGCATGACCGACCTGGGCAAGTGGTGCAGCGACAAGACGGACACGGGACAG gAGCTGGAGTGTCTGCAGGAGCATTTGGAGGACCTGGTGTCCAGCTGCAGGGAGGTTGTCGGCAACCTGACGGAGCTGGagtcagag gacaTCCAGATCGACGCCCTGCTGATCAGAGCCTGTGAGCCCGTCATCCAGGCCCACTGCCAT GACGTAGCTGATAACCAGATCGATACAGGAGATCTGATGGAGTGTTTGGTCCAGAATAAACACCAGAAAGAGATGAACGAAAAGTGTGCAGTCGGCGTCACACACTTCCAGCTG ATTCAAATGAAGGATTTCCGTTTCTCTTACAAGTTCAAGATGGCCTGCAAGGAGGACGTTCTGCGCTTGTGTCCCAATATTAAAAAGAA GGTGGACGTTGTAATTTGTCTCAGCACCACAGTGAGGAACGACACGCTGCAGGAGGTCAGAGAGCAGCGAGTGTCTctgaaatgtcgcaagcagctGCGGGTGGAGGAGTTGGAGATG TCTGAAGACATTCGGCTGGAACCGGAGCTGTACGAACCCTGCAAGTCCGACATCAGCCGCCTGTGTCCCAACGTGGCGTTCGGGAACGCTCAG ATGATCGAGTgtctgaaggagcagaagaAGCAGCTGAGTCAGCGCTGCCACCAGAGGATCTTCAAGCTGCAGGAGGTGGAGATGAGCGACCCGGAGCTCGACTACCAGCTCATGAGAGTCTGCAAGCAGATGATCAAG CGTTTCTGCACTGAAGCGGATGCCAGGAACGTCCTGCAGTGCCTGAAGCAGAACAAGAACAGCGAGCTGATGGATCCAAAGTGTAAGCAGATGATCACTAAGAGGCAGATCACCCAGAACACTG ACTACAGACTGAACCCGGTGCTGAGGAAAGCCTGCCGAGCCGACATCCCCAAGTTCTGCCAGTCCATCCTGAACAAAGCCAGCGAGGACAGCGAGCTGGAGGGTCAGATCATCGCCTGCCTCAAACTCAAATACGCCGACCAG AGGTTGTCTCCAGATTGTGAAGACCAGATCAGGGTGATTCTCCAGGAGTCAGCGCTTGACTACAGATTGGACCCACAGCTGCAGATGCACTGCTCTGACGAG aTCTCCAGATTGTGCGCGGAGGAGGCGGCTGCTCAGGAGCAAACCGGGCAGGTGGAGGAATGTCTGAAAGGAAACCTGCTGAAGATCAAACAGGAAGCCTGCAAAAAG GAGGTGCTGAACATGCTGAAGGAGAGCAAGGCGGACATATTTGTTGACCCGGTTCTCCACACGGCCTGCGCCCTGGACCTCAAACACCACTGCGCCGCCATCACACCGGGCAGGGGCCGAC AGATGTCGTGTCTGATGGAGGCGCTGCAGGATAAGAGGATCCGACTGCAACCCGAGTGCAAGAAGAGACTCCAAGACCGCATCGACATGTGGAGCTACGCCGCCAAG GTGGCGCCAGCTGAGGGATTCTCGGACCTGGCCGTGCAGGTGATGACGTCGCCCTCTAAGAACTACATCCTGCTGGTGATGGCGCTGAGCGTGTGCGTCCTGTTCTTGGTGGGGCTGCTGTGCGGCCGCATCACCAAGCGAGTGACCCGGGAGCTGAAGGACCGGTAG